In candidate division WOR-3 bacterium, one DNA window encodes the following:
- a CDS encoding bifunctional 3,4-dihydroxy-2-butanone-4-phosphate synthase/GTP cyclohydrolase II translates to MFASIDEALADLRAGRFVIVVDDEGRENEGDFVCAAAKITADKVNFMARHGRGLICVPLTMSRCHELALPLQTEGNTALHGTAFTVSVDSAKGATTGISAHDRAMTIRALVNPKTRPEDLARPGHIFPLIAQDGGVLVRAGHTEATVDFARLAGLGEAGVLCEIMADDGTMARLPGLQTVARRFQLRIVTIKDLIDYRRQREKLIRRVVETVLPTDYGDFRAVVYEDVVEPYAHIALVKGDVRHKERVLVRVHSQCLTGDVFHSQRCDCGPQLAQAMKLVAREGRGVVLYMRQEGRGIGIANKLRAYALQDQGLDTVQANIALGFEPDLRDYGIGAQILCDLGLSSIRLLTNNPRKIVGLRGFGLDVVGRVPLVVRPGKKNIRYLVTKRDRLGHLLGDLEKGVINGNQGVQRQARRNRP, encoded by the coding sequence GTGTTCGCTTCGATAGATGAGGCGCTAGCCGACTTGAGGGCAGGGCGCTTCGTCATCGTGGTTGACGACGAAGGCCGCGAAAACGAGGGCGACTTCGTCTGCGCGGCCGCGAAGATCACCGCCGACAAGGTCAACTTCATGGCCCGCCACGGCCGCGGGCTTATCTGCGTGCCTCTTACCATGAGCCGGTGCCACGAGCTTGCGTTGCCTCTGCAGACCGAGGGCAACACCGCGCTGCACGGCACGGCGTTCACTGTCTCAGTCGATTCAGCCAAGGGTGCGACCACCGGCATCTCTGCCCATGACCGCGCCATGACCATCAGAGCCCTTGTGAATCCCAAGACGCGGCCGGAGGATCTGGCTCGACCCGGCCACATCTTCCCGCTCATAGCCCAGGATGGGGGAGTGCTGGTACGTGCCGGTCATACCGAGGCGACGGTGGACTTTGCACGGCTGGCAGGTCTGGGCGAAGCCGGCGTGCTGTGCGAAATCATGGCCGACGACGGCACCATGGCGCGCCTGCCCGGGCTGCAGACGGTCGCGAGGCGCTTCCAACTCAGGATTGTCACTATCAAGGATCTGATTGACTATCGGCGGCAGCGTGAAAAGCTCATCCGCAGGGTCGTCGAAACCGTTCTACCGACCGACTACGGCGACTTTCGTGCTGTCGTCTACGAGGATGTTGTCGAACCCTATGCCCACATCGCCCTGGTCAAGGGCGACGTGCGGCACAAGGAGCGAGTGCTCGTACGTGTTCACTCTCAGTGTCTGACCGGAGACGTGTTTCACTCGCAACGCTGCGACTGCGGGCCGCAGCTCGCGCAGGCGATGAAGCTGGTCGCCCGCGAGGGCCGGGGCGTGGTGTTGTACATGCGGCAGGAGGGGCGGGGTATCGGCATAGCGAACAAGCTGCGGGCCTACGCCCTGCAGGACCAGGGGCTCGACACAGTTCAGGCCAACATCGCACTCGGGTTTGAACCGGACCTGCGCGACTACGGCATCGGCGCGCAGATACTATGCGACCTCGGGCTTTCGAGCATCCGGCTGCTCACCAACAACCCCCGCAAGATAGTCGGGCTGCGCGGATTCGGACTCGACGTTGTGGGCCGGGTGCCGCTAGTGGTCCGGCCGGGCAAGAAGAACATTCGCTATCTGGTGACAAAGCGAGATCGGCTCGGGCACCTGCTCGGTGATCTGGAGAAAGGAGTCATCAATGGAAACCAGGGAGTTCAAAGGCAAGCTCGACGCAACCGGCCGTAG